The following proteins come from a genomic window of Pyxidicoccus sp. MSG2:
- a CDS encoding DUF2169 family type VI secretion system accessory protein, producing MWALKNRTPYAAERNWTRDKDGLHWWIVAVKATFIIAPGGRLVLADEQLPPVLMPEYFGEPGQSSLRYDSDLLAQKPGTEVLLDACAHAPRGKPAETVPVSLRLGPLHKVLLVHGLRTYSRGLLGVSMRRPQPFTTSPIRYEAAFGGYDLTDSDPSKHRLDERNPIGRGFATLNAHLEGKPAHTIEYPSGDPAARGPAGFGPIDSAWMPRRKLAGTYDARWERTKKPLLPDDYDPAFALSAPRDQRLDVPLTGGERVELVNMTPEGVLRFELPRISPGFTTHVGRRSEEHGARLTTVLVEPEVRRLSLVWQGTLCVPAPDADYLDETEIAELGEEE from the coding sequence ATGTGGGCGCTCAAGAACCGGACACCGTATGCCGCGGAGCGCAACTGGACGCGGGACAAGGACGGACTCCACTGGTGGATCGTCGCGGTCAAGGCGACGTTCATCATCGCACCCGGGGGCCGGCTCGTCCTGGCGGACGAGCAGCTTCCTCCCGTGCTGATGCCTGAGTACTTCGGTGAGCCCGGCCAGTCGAGCTTGCGCTACGACTCGGACCTGCTGGCGCAAAAGCCGGGCACGGAGGTGCTGCTCGACGCCTGCGCGCACGCGCCTCGCGGCAAGCCCGCCGAGACGGTGCCGGTCTCGCTGAGGCTCGGACCGCTCCACAAGGTTCTGCTCGTGCACGGGCTGCGCACCTACTCTCGGGGGCTGCTGGGGGTGTCGATGCGCCGGCCCCAGCCCTTCACCACGAGCCCCATTCGCTATGAAGCCGCGTTCGGGGGCTACGACCTGACGGACTCCGACCCCAGCAAGCATCGGCTCGACGAGCGGAATCCCATCGGGCGCGGCTTCGCGACACTCAATGCCCATCTGGAGGGCAAGCCCGCCCACACCATCGAGTATCCCAGTGGCGACCCGGCGGCCCGAGGCCCGGCGGGGTTCGGTCCTATCGACTCCGCTTGGATGCCGCGGCGCAAGCTCGCGGGAACGTATGACGCCCGGTGGGAGCGCACGAAGAAGCCCCTGCTCCCCGATGACTACGACCCCGCCTTCGCGCTGAGCGCCCCCAGGGACCAGCGGCTCGACGTGCCCCTCACTGGCGGCGAGCGGGTCGAGTTGGTGAACATGACGCCCGAAGGCGTCCTGCGCTTCGAGCTTCCCCGAATCTCGCCTGGCTTCACCACGCACGTGGGACGGCGGAGCGAGGAGCATGGCGCACGCCTGACCACGGTCCTCGTGGAGCCTGAAGTCAGGCGCCTCTCGCTGGTGTGGCAGGGCACGCTGTGTGTCCCCGCGCCGGATGCGGACTATCTCGACGAGACGGAGATTGCCGAGCTGGGGGAGGAGGAATGA
- a CDS encoding PAS domain S-box protein: MRVLIVTQAGVDLAPLESRLRARGHTVVTAARDAEVPAVWRSGACALVVVDAHGPSSPVPLLRALRSLPGGVEAVVLLLGPRSAMGTLHAAVEAGADEVLTWPADAAELELRLELAERRFARRQSRTSVPYGDELRDSLLSVSPVPTSITTLTDGRIVAANDAYFQAFGYSRDEVIGRTTVDLRLWERPFDRSQVVERLKRHGSVRGVDAQYHTRSGEVRHTLLFMGLVPYAGSPHIISFFPDITPLKRAEEELRRSEVSFRTLIESLPDLMAVFDKEARVRYANLKVAAALGYTDVRELIGKHISDIIPAEDFKSADARMHEALRTGRAALQERRLLRKDGSILYVESTTFPLPFDGEDAIVSVSHDLTERHQMQARLLLAERMASVGTLAAGVAHEINNPLAYLTANLAFAREELSNLLADGTRELEPKLAGSVADARSALAEAQQGAERVRTIVRDLKTFSRVDSADNTDVDVRQVLESTLNLATTEIRHRAQLVKQFDEVPRVRANESRLGQVFLNLLVNAAQAIPGGTPDRHEIRVATRLGSGGRVMVEVADTGTGIPSEHLPRLFDPFFTTKEPGVGTGLGLSICHSLVAALGGEIHVESEQGKGSTFRVLLPASKPAESAPEAPPPPPPSSEKRGRLLVVDDEPLVCTALGRTLRPHHDVTLSTRAQEALERIEAGERFDVVFCDLMMPGMSGMDFYSALKERYPEQARCVVFLTGGAVTQQARAFLETVPSPHIEKPFAGRELLSLVQERLGRAST, from the coding sequence ATGCGGGTCCTGATCGTCACCCAGGCCGGGGTGGACCTGGCGCCACTGGAGTCCCGGCTACGGGCACGGGGTCACACGGTTGTCACAGCGGCGCGTGACGCCGAGGTGCCGGCCGTCTGGCGCTCGGGCGCCTGTGCGCTCGTGGTGGTGGACGCCCACGGTCCGTCGTCACCCGTGCCCCTCCTGCGCGCCCTGCGCAGCCTCCCCGGCGGCGTGGAGGCGGTGGTGCTGCTCTTGGGGCCGCGCTCGGCGATGGGGACGCTGCACGCCGCCGTCGAGGCCGGCGCGGACGAGGTGCTGACGTGGCCGGCCGACGCGGCGGAGCTGGAGCTGCGGCTGGAATTGGCCGAGCGCCGCTTCGCCCGGCGCCAGAGCCGTACGAGCGTGCCGTATGGAGACGAGCTGCGCGACAGCCTGCTGTCGGTGTCCCCCGTCCCCACGTCCATCACCACCCTGACGGACGGCCGCATCGTCGCGGCGAACGACGCGTACTTCCAGGCCTTCGGCTACTCGCGCGACGAGGTCATCGGCCGCACCACGGTGGACCTGCGCCTGTGGGAGCGCCCCTTCGACCGCTCTCAAGTGGTGGAGCGGCTGAAGCGGCACGGCTCGGTGCGCGGGGTGGACGCGCAGTACCACACGCGCTCGGGCGAGGTGCGGCACACGCTCTTGTTCATGGGGCTGGTGCCCTACGCGGGCTCGCCGCACATCATCTCCTTCTTCCCGGACATCACCCCGCTGAAGCGGGCCGAGGAGGAGCTGCGCCGCTCCGAGGTGAGCTTCCGCACCCTCATCGAGAGCCTGCCGGACCTGATGGCCGTCTTCGACAAGGAGGCGCGCGTGCGCTACGCGAACCTCAAGGTGGCCGCGGCGCTGGGCTACACGGACGTGCGCGAGCTGATTGGCAAGCACATCTCCGACATCATCCCCGCGGAGGACTTCAAGTCGGCGGACGCGCGCATGCACGAGGCGCTGCGCACCGGCCGCGCCGCGCTCCAGGAGCGCCGGCTGCTGCGCAAGGACGGCAGCATCCTCTACGTGGAGTCCACCACCTTCCCCCTGCCCTTCGACGGCGAGGACGCCATCGTCTCCGTGTCGCACGACCTCACCGAGCGCCACCAGATGCAGGCGCGGCTTTTGCTCGCGGAGCGGATGGCGTCGGTGGGCACGCTGGCGGCGGGCGTGGCGCATGAAATCAACAACCCGCTGGCCTACCTCACGGCGAACCTCGCCTTCGCGCGCGAGGAGCTGAGCAACCTCCTGGCGGACGGCACGCGGGAGCTGGAGCCGAAGCTGGCGGGCTCGGTGGCGGACGCACGGTCCGCGCTCGCCGAGGCGCAGCAGGGCGCGGAGCGGGTGCGCACCATCGTCCGCGACTTGAAGACCTTCAGCCGGGTGGACTCGGCGGACAACACGGACGTGGACGTGCGGCAGGTGCTGGAGTCCACGCTGAACCTGGCGACCACCGAAATCCGCCACCGCGCGCAGTTGGTGAAGCAGTTCGACGAGGTGCCCCGGGTGCGCGCCAACGAGTCGCGCCTGGGCCAGGTGTTCCTCAACCTGCTCGTCAACGCCGCGCAGGCCATTCCCGGCGGCACGCCGGACCGGCACGAAATCCGGGTGGCCACACGCCTGGGCAGCGGCGGCCGGGTGATGGTGGAGGTGGCGGACACCGGCACGGGCATCCCTTCCGAGCACCTGCCGCGCCTGTTCGACCCCTTCTTCACGACGAAGGAGCCGGGCGTGGGCACCGGGCTCGGGCTGTCCATCTGCCACAGCCTCGTCGCGGCGCTGGGCGGCGAAATCCACGTGGAGAGCGAGCAGGGCAAGGGCTCCACCTTCCGCGTCCTGCTGCCCGCGTCGAAGCCGGCGGAGTCGGCCCCCGAAGCGCCTCCGCCCCCGCCGCCCTCCTCGGAGAAGCGGGGCCGGCTGCTGGTGGTGGACGACGAGCCGCTCGTCTGCACCGCGCTGGGGCGCACGCTGCGGCCCCACCATGACGTGACGCTGTCCACGCGCGCCCAGGAGGCGCTGGAGCGAATCGAGGCCGGCGAGCGCTTCGACGTCGTCTTCTGCGACCTGATGATGCCGGGCATGAGCGGCATGGACTTCTACTCGGCCCTGAAGGAGCGCTACCCGGAGCAGGCCCGGTGCGTGGTGTTCCTCACCGGCGGCGCCGTGACGCAGCAGGCCCGCGCCTTCCTGGAGACCGTCCCCAGCCCCCACATCGAGAAGCCCTTCGCCGGGCGGGAGTTGCTCTCCCTGGTGCAGGAGCGCCTGGGCCGCGCTTCCACATGA
- a CDS encoding PAAR-like domain-containing protein, protein MPKVSVNAPKTPVTEGSSGIAAATLPNVCKMPGPPAPFVPTPLPNIGKSGTDPKKYSKTVTIAGKRVAIQGATFGSMGDVASKGTGGGIVSANVEGPTSFLGPGSMDVKFDGKNVQLLGDPMLNNCGPSGSPANAATMLGVVQSPGPVIFVTGDDKCPLCKKSHGKQGAIKETKATKVNAERLAKKLVKREYPTATMLGVVQCRCKAKHYAERSGETDDDFCASAEELGWHHAQTPKEEEEEQENEDEDAENDADGVTTRNGVFKFLTRRFKERADDVKAVWVDANKEFQKFRRNPQLPAAYPPGRCAAPKALLLVMQDKAFAGGITEQWFHPEGRPTRGNIKFRDRASGTVVAGPFDHGQTVPPCGTCCVLLPMMICPEVQERQCQHQK, encoded by the coding sequence ATGCCGAAGGTCTCAGTCAACGCACCGAAGACACCCGTGACGGAAGGTAGCAGCGGCATCGCCGCAGCGACGCTGCCCAATGTATGCAAGATGCCGGGGCCCCCGGCGCCGTTCGTCCCGACGCCGCTGCCCAACATCGGGAAGAGCGGAACAGACCCGAAGAAGTACTCCAAGACGGTTACCATCGCGGGGAAGAGGGTCGCCATCCAGGGCGCCACCTTCGGCTCCATGGGCGACGTGGCCAGCAAGGGGACGGGCGGTGGCATCGTCTCCGCCAACGTGGAAGGCCCCACCAGCTTCCTGGGCCCCGGCTCCATGGACGTGAAGTTCGACGGGAAGAACGTCCAGTTGCTCGGTGACCCCATGCTCAACAACTGCGGACCGAGCGGGAGCCCCGCCAACGCGGCGACGATGCTGGGCGTGGTCCAGTCCCCCGGGCCTGTCATCTTCGTCACCGGAGATGACAAGTGCCCGCTGTGCAAGAAGTCGCATGGCAAGCAGGGCGCCATCAAGGAGACGAAGGCGACCAAGGTCAATGCCGAGCGGCTGGCCAAGAAGCTCGTCAAGAGGGAGTACCCGACCGCTACGATGCTCGGAGTCGTCCAGTGCAGGTGCAAGGCGAAGCACTATGCCGAGCGCTCGGGTGAGACGGACGATGACTTCTGTGCCAGCGCGGAAGAGCTCGGATGGCACCACGCCCAGACCCCGAAGGAGGAGGAAGAGGAACAAGAAAATGAGGACGAGGACGCCGAGAACGATGCGGACGGCGTCACCACGCGCAATGGGGTTTTCAAGTTCCTCACAAGACGGTTCAAGGAGCGCGCGGACGACGTGAAAGCCGTCTGGGTGGACGCCAACAAGGAGTTCCAGAAGTTTCGTCGCAATCCGCAGCTACCTGCCGCCTACCCGCCGGGACGCTGTGCCGCCCCCAAAGCGCTCTTGCTCGTGATGCAGGACAAGGCCTTCGCTGGTGGCATCACCGAGCAGTGGTTCCATCCCGAGGGCAGGCCGACCCGTGGGAACATCAAGTTCCGGGACAGGGCGAGCGGCACGGTGGTCGCAGGTCCATTCGACCATGGGCAGACGGTCCCGCCGTGCGGCACCTGTTGTGTCCTGCTCCCGATGATGATCTGTCCGGAAGTGCAGGAGAGGCAATGCCAACACCAGAAGTAG
- a CDS encoding SMI1/KNR4 family protein → MESLLLRTVPGLAEQWRGSVPSTIEKIERIAGRPLPPFYRWFLSRMGQSMGPLAYPTLDFSAERVLACYAQKRVKPDPRFLLIAYESDEMMPLHLFYDFKALARNDAMVTSREARGTELTDAFETLREMLAWGALSLFRIDRAAHTSSGSLKGDTPDFLTNLDPVMSRLGFDQPIPTGPLCRLYERPDAVMVCTGTPRSGTGNRRAFDLGGNSVGTLRRVLGEIASARVVELQVKKQA, encoded by the coding sequence ATGGAGAGTCTGCTGCTGCGGACCGTCCCTGGGCTCGCGGAGCAGTGGCGGGGCTCCGTGCCTTCCACGATTGAGAAGATCGAGCGGATTGCCGGCCGCCCCCTGCCTCCGTTCTACCGCTGGTTCCTGAGCCGCATGGGCCAGAGCATGGGACCCTTGGCCTACCCCACCCTGGACTTCTCGGCCGAGCGCGTGCTGGCGTGTTATGCCCAGAAGCGGGTCAAGCCCGATCCCCGCTTCCTGCTCATCGCCTACGAGTCCGATGAGATGATGCCGCTGCATCTCTTCTACGACTTCAAGGCGCTGGCACGAAACGATGCCATGGTCACTTCGCGCGAAGCTCGCGGCACGGAGTTGACCGACGCCTTCGAGACGCTGCGGGAGATGCTTGCGTGGGGGGCGCTCTCCCTGTTCCGCATCGACAGGGCGGCGCACACCAGCAGCGGCAGCCTCAAGGGCGACACCCCAGACTTCTTGACGAACCTCGACCCTGTGATGAGCCGTCTTGGATTCGACCAACCGATTCCCACCGGCCCGCTCTGCAGACTGTATGAGCGGCCCGATGCGGTCATGGTGTGCACGGGCACGCCGAGGTCGGGGACAGGGAACCGGAGGGCGTTCGACCTCGGAGGTAATAGTGTTGGAACCTTGCGGAGAGTCCTCGGGGAGATCGCATCCGCGCGCGTCGTGGAGTTACAGGTGAAAAAGCAGGCTTGA
- a CDS encoding glucan biosynthesis protein translates to MARAFTAATVVERARTLAARPYQEPRQSLPEAYAHLSYDAYRDIRYRNDQALWREAGLPFQAQFFHPGFLYPAPVVVNVVEGGRAEPVRFSPDLYTYGSLVPAPPLANAAGFAGLRLTHPLNRKEHFDEVVSFLGASYFRALGQGNVYGLSARGLAIDTALPRPEEFPSFRELWLERPAPGADRVVVHALLDGPSVTGAYRFTLVPGARTVMEVEVTLFARKAVGQLGLAPLTSMYLFGENDRGTFDDFRPEVHDSDGLFVWSQDGEQLWRPLQNPTRLNVSGFRVQGLRAFALLQRDTDFRSYEDLEARYERRPSAWVEPVGNWGPGTVKLVEIPTAQEVHDNIVALWVPDAPLTPAAPLRVAYRLHWGSEAPWPATGSVVTATRVAAGDTAGARRFVLDFSRSPKAGDGPVEAVITASQGQVLRSTVRPHEPSGGWRATFELLPDGGAPIELRAYLRRGSETLTETWSYLWTP, encoded by the coding sequence ATGGCGCGGGCGTTCACCGCCGCCACCGTGGTGGAGCGGGCCCGGACCCTGGCGGCGCGCCCCTACCAGGAGCCCCGCCAGTCGCTGCCCGAGGCGTACGCGCACCTCTCCTACGACGCGTACCGGGACATCCGCTACCGCAACGACCAGGCGCTGTGGCGCGAGGCCGGCCTGCCCTTCCAGGCGCAGTTCTTCCACCCCGGCTTCCTCTACCCCGCCCCTGTCGTCGTGAATGTGGTGGAGGGAGGCCGGGCGGAGCCGGTGCGCTTCTCGCCGGACCTCTACACGTACGGCTCGCTGGTGCCGGCGCCTCCGCTGGCGAACGCAGCTGGCTTCGCGGGGCTGCGGCTCACCCACCCGCTCAACCGGAAAGAGCACTTCGACGAGGTGGTGTCCTTCCTGGGCGCCAGCTACTTCCGCGCGCTGGGCCAGGGCAACGTGTACGGGCTGTCCGCGCGCGGGCTGGCCATCGACACCGCGCTGCCGCGCCCCGAGGAGTTCCCTTCGTTCCGCGAGCTGTGGCTGGAGCGTCCGGCGCCCGGCGCGGACCGCGTGGTGGTGCACGCGCTGCTGGACGGGCCGAGCGTCACCGGCGCGTACCGCTTCACGCTCGTCCCTGGCGCGCGCACGGTGATGGAGGTGGAAGTCACGCTCTTCGCGCGCAAGGCCGTGGGGCAGCTCGGCCTCGCCCCGCTGACGAGCATGTACCTGTTCGGGGAGAATGACCGGGGCACCTTCGACGACTTCCGCCCCGAGGTGCACGACTCGGACGGCCTCTTCGTCTGGTCCCAGGACGGCGAGCAGCTCTGGCGCCCCCTGCAGAACCCCACCCGGCTGAATGTCTCCGGCTTCCGCGTCCAGGGCCTGCGCGCCTTCGCGCTCCTGCAGCGGGACACCGACTTCCGCAGCTACGAGGATTTGGAGGCCCGCTACGAGCGCCGCCCCAGCGCGTGGGTGGAGCCCGTGGGCAACTGGGGCCCGGGCACCGTGAAGCTGGTGGAGATTCCGACGGCGCAGGAGGTGCACGACAACATCGTCGCCCTCTGGGTGCCGGATGCGCCGCTGACGCCGGCCGCGCCGCTGCGCGTGGCGTACCGCCTGCACTGGGGCTCGGAGGCACCGTGGCCCGCGACGGGCTCCGTCGTCACCGCCACGCGCGTGGCCGCGGGAGACACGGCGGGCGCGCGGCGCTTCGTGCTCGACTTCTCGCGCTCCCCCAAGGCGGGCGATGGGCCGGTGGAGGCCGTCATCACCGCCTCCCAGGGGCAGGTGCTGCGCTCCACCGTGCGGCCCCATGAGCCCTCCGGCGGCTGGCGCGCCACCTTCGAGCTGCTGCCCGACGGCGGCGCTCCCATCGAACTTCGCGCGTACCTGAGACGCGGTTCAGAGACCCTCACCGAGACCTGGAGCTACTTGTGGACCCCGTGA
- the mdoH gene encoding glucans biosynthesis glucosyltransferase MdoH translates to MSAQSPSEPFMHAHSFSPESAGPRRACVLGLAAASTLLGTWEMHRLLSVRGTTAPEVVLVALFTLCFGWIALSFWTAVAGFLQLALGGRMPGLRWPTAEEEGSRLTSRTSVVMPIHNEDPAAVFANVQATYESVVATGHLESFDFYVLSDSTRPEAWVAEELAWADLCRRVGGQGRIFYRRRTDNTGKKAGNLQDFCERWGRHYDNTVVLDADSLMDGRTLVKMARLMELNPSTGIIQAPPLCVGRSTLFARLQQFAGRVYGPVVAAGAAAWQLGESNYWGHNAIIRTAAFIEHCGLPVLPGQQPFGGHILSHDFVEAALMRRAGYTVWLVPELGGSYEQPPPNLLAYAQRDRRWCQGNLQHLSLVMAGGLHPISRGHFLMGVMSYVASPLWLLFLLAGLVAALHDGWVSLAHLPEHAPLGFDSEGALLLFSVSMGMLFAPKVLGLTLALSRGEDTARMGGRARLVASVLMESVLATLLAPVMMLFQSHFVFGTLLGYRVTWSSQQREDADLPWSEAARRHAVHTAFGAALAVGSFLLSPGLLAWMAPVVAGLLLSIPLSVFTARASLGLWAERLGLFLMPEETEPPTVLSRAREVTEEHAVAPVADAVDHVLTDARAHALHLALLESQPGLETAPVALASAREKLLGGVVEPLSAPERTAVLLDAGTLAEARERRLAQRVS, encoded by the coding sequence CTGAGCGCCCAGTCCCCTTCGGAGCCATTCATGCACGCCCATTCGTTCTCACCCGAGAGCGCCGGGCCGAGGCGCGCTTGCGTCCTGGGCCTGGCCGCCGCGTCCACCCTGCTGGGGACGTGGGAGATGCACCGCCTGCTGAGCGTGCGCGGCACCACCGCGCCGGAGGTGGTGCTGGTGGCCCTCTTCACCCTCTGCTTCGGGTGGATTGCCCTGTCCTTCTGGACGGCGGTGGCGGGTTTCCTCCAGCTCGCCCTGGGCGGAAGGATGCCGGGCCTGCGCTGGCCCACGGCGGAGGAAGAAGGCTCGCGGCTGACGTCGCGCACCTCGGTGGTGATGCCCATCCACAACGAGGACCCGGCCGCCGTGTTCGCCAACGTGCAGGCCACCTACGAGTCCGTGGTGGCCACGGGGCACCTGGAGTCCTTCGACTTCTACGTGCTGAGTGACTCCACGCGCCCCGAGGCGTGGGTGGCCGAGGAGTTGGCGTGGGCGGACCTGTGCCGCCGGGTGGGTGGCCAGGGGCGCATCTTCTACCGGCGCCGCACGGACAACACGGGGAAGAAGGCCGGCAACCTCCAGGACTTCTGTGAGCGCTGGGGCCGGCACTACGACAACACGGTGGTGCTGGACGCGGACAGCCTGATGGACGGGCGCACGCTGGTGAAGATGGCGCGGCTGATGGAGCTCAACCCGAGCACGGGCATCATCCAGGCGCCGCCGCTGTGCGTGGGGCGCAGCACGCTGTTCGCGCGGCTGCAGCAGTTCGCGGGCCGGGTGTACGGACCGGTGGTGGCAGCGGGCGCGGCGGCGTGGCAGCTCGGCGAGTCCAACTACTGGGGCCACAACGCCATCATCCGCACCGCGGCGTTCATCGAGCACTGCGGGCTGCCGGTGCTGCCGGGACAGCAGCCCTTCGGCGGGCACATCCTCAGCCACGACTTCGTGGAGGCCGCGCTGATGCGGCGTGCGGGGTACACGGTGTGGCTGGTGCCGGAATTGGGCGGCAGCTACGAGCAGCCGCCTCCGAACCTGCTGGCGTACGCGCAGCGAGACAGGCGCTGGTGCCAGGGCAACCTCCAGCACCTGAGCCTCGTCATGGCGGGCGGACTGCACCCCATCAGCCGGGGCCACTTCCTGATGGGCGTGATGTCCTACGTGGCGTCGCCGCTGTGGCTGCTGTTCCTGCTGGCGGGGCTGGTGGCGGCGCTGCATGACGGCTGGGTGTCCCTGGCGCACCTGCCCGAGCACGCGCCCCTGGGGTTCGACTCGGAGGGAGCGCTGCTGCTGTTCAGCGTGTCCATGGGGATGCTGTTCGCGCCGAAGGTGCTGGGGCTGACGCTGGCCCTGTCGCGCGGGGAGGACACGGCGCGCATGGGCGGCCGGGCGCGACTGGTGGCGAGCGTGCTGATGGAGAGCGTGCTGGCCACGCTGCTGGCGCCGGTGATGATGCTGTTCCAGTCGCACTTCGTCTTCGGGACGCTGCTGGGCTACCGGGTGACGTGGTCGAGCCAGCAGCGCGAGGACGCGGACCTGCCCTGGTCCGAGGCCGCGCGCCGGCACGCGGTGCACACGGCCTTCGGCGCGGCGCTGGCGGTGGGCTCGTTCCTCCTGTCCCCGGGGCTGCTGGCCTGGATGGCACCGGTGGTGGCGGGGCTGCTGCTGTCGATTCCGCTCTCTGTCTTCACCGCGCGCGCGTCGCTGGGCCTGTGGGCGGAGCGCCTGGGCCTGTTCCTCATGCCCGAGGAGACGGAGCCACCCACGGTGCTATCGCGCGCCCGGGAAGTCACGGAGGAGCACGCGGTGGCGCCGGTGGCGGACGCGGTGGACCACGTCCTCACGGATGCGCGGGCGCATGCGCTGCACCTGGCGCTGCTGGAGTCGCAGCCGGGCCTGGAGACGGCGCCGGTGGCGCTGGCCTCCGCGCGAGAGAAGCTGCTGGGCGGCGTGGTGGAGCCACTGTCCGCGCCGGAGCGGACGGCCGTGCTGCTGGACGCGGGCACGCTGGCGGAGGCGCGGGAGCGGCGGCTGGCTCAGCGGGTCTCGTAG